The following are encoded together in the Scomber scombrus chromosome 7, fScoSco1.1, whole genome shotgun sequence genome:
- the zgc:92606 gene encoding gamma-aminobutyric acid receptor-associated protein-like 1 has product MGSQYQRSVPLEVRRAEGERVRAKHPDKIPIIVERAQRSRAPELDKKKYLVPSDLTVGQLCFLIRQRVSLRPEEALFFFVNNSLPPSSSPLSAVYEEHHEEDLFLYMTYSNESVYGA; this is encoded by the exons aTGGGCAGTCAGTACCAGCGCTCAGTACCACTAGAGGTGAGGAGAGCGGAGGGGGAGAGAGTTCGGGCCAAACATCCTGACAAGATACCG ATCATCGTGGAGAGGGCCCAGAGGTCACGAGCTCCTGAACTGGACAAGAAGAAATACTTAGTGCCCTCAGATTTAACAG tgggCCAGTTGTGCTTCCTGATCCGTCAGCGTGTGTCTTTGAGACCGGAGGAGGCGCTTTTCTTCTTCGTCAACAACTCCCTTCCCCCATCCAGCTCCCCGCTCTCTGCTGTATATGAG GAGCACCATGAAGAGGACCTGTTCCTCTACATGACCTACAGTAATGAGAGCGTGTATGGTGCCTGA